A window of the Streptomyces luomodiensis genome harbors these coding sequences:
- a CDS encoding cytochrome c oxidase assembly protein — protein sequence MDHGGHGMTMDLPPFTLARGLEFGGDPFFLVGCVLALGLYGWGAARLWRRGDAWPVGRLVSFAIGVVTIAIAMCTKLNDYGMVMFSVHMVQHMIISMVSPILLLLGAPVTLTLRALPAAGRGRKGPRELLVMLLHSRYVRIISHPAFTIPLFIASLYALYFTPLFDFLMESKAGHIAMMVHFLAVGLVFFWPIMGVDPGPHRPGYVMRMLELFAGMPFHAFFGIALMMASEPMVGVYEHPPASLGIDALSDQTWAGGIAWAFSEIPSVIVLVALVHQWYKSEQRQARRIDRTADRDGDQELAAYNAYLASLQSRSG from the coding sequence ATGGATCACGGCGGGCACGGCATGACCATGGATCTGCCGCCGTTCACCCTCGCACGCGGGTTGGAGTTCGGTGGCGATCCGTTCTTCCTGGTCGGCTGTGTGCTGGCGCTCGGGTTGTACGGCTGGGGCGCCGCGCGGCTGTGGCGGCGCGGTGACGCCTGGCCGGTGGGGCGCCTGGTCTCGTTCGCGATCGGAGTGGTGACCATCGCGATCGCGATGTGCACCAAGCTGAACGACTACGGCATGGTCATGTTCAGCGTCCATATGGTGCAGCACATGATCATCAGCATGGTCTCGCCGATCCTGCTGCTGCTGGGCGCGCCGGTGACGCTGACCCTGCGGGCCCTCCCGGCGGCCGGGCGCGGCCGCAAGGGGCCACGGGAGCTGCTGGTCATGCTGTTGCACAGCCGCTATGTGCGGATCATCAGCCATCCGGCGTTCACGATCCCGCTGTTCATCGCGAGCCTGTACGCGCTGTACTTCACCCCGCTCTTCGACTTCCTGATGGAGAGCAAGGCCGGGCACATCGCGATGATGGTCCACTTCCTCGCGGTGGGTCTGGTCTTCTTCTGGCCGATCATGGGTGTGGACCCGGGCCCGCACCGGCCCGGCTATGTGATGCGGATGCTGGAGCTGTTCGCGGGCATGCCCTTCCACGCGTTCTTCGGCATCGCGCTGATGATGGCGTCCGAGCCCATGGTCGGCGTCTACGAGCACCCGCCCGCCTCGCTGGGTATCGACGCGCTGTCGGACCAGACCTGGGCGGGCGGCATCGCCTGGGCCTTCAGCGAGATCCCGTCGGTGATCGTCCTGGTGGCGCTGGTCCACCAGTGGTACAAGTCCGAGCAGCGCCAGGCGCGGCGGATCGACCGCACCGCGGACCGCGACGGCGACCAGGAGCTCGCGGCGTACAACGCCTATCTCGCCTCGCTCCAGTCCCGTAGCGGCTGA
- a CDS encoding type 1 glutamine amidotransferase — protein MRSTSQNGLRLVWVYPDLLSTYGDQGNVLVVERRARQRGLDVSRLDVRSDQQIPTSGDIYLVGGGEDRPQRLAAERLLRDGGLNRAVSNGAIVFSVCAGYQILGHEFINDLGQRQQGLGLLDVISTRGEGARCVGDVLADIDERLGLPPLTGFENHQGVTHLGPTARPFARVRFGNGNGSGDGFEGAYNDTVFGTYMHGPVMARNPHIADHLLKLALDVNALPPVDDQWYEALRNERIAAATQPA, from the coding sequence ATGCGTAGCACGAGCCAGAACGGCCTGCGTCTGGTGTGGGTCTACCCCGACCTGCTGAGCACGTACGGCGACCAGGGCAACGTCCTGGTGGTGGAGCGCCGGGCGCGTCAGCGCGGGCTGGACGTCTCCCGGCTGGACGTCCGCTCCGACCAGCAGATCCCCACCTCCGGGGACATCTACCTGGTCGGCGGCGGTGAGGACCGCCCGCAGCGGCTCGCCGCCGAGCGGCTGCTCCGGGACGGCGGGCTGAACCGCGCGGTCTCCAACGGGGCCATCGTCTTCTCGGTGTGCGCCGGGTACCAGATCCTCGGCCATGAGTTCATCAACGACCTCGGCCAGCGCCAGCAGGGCCTGGGGCTGCTGGACGTGATCAGCACCCGCGGCGAGGGCGCCCGGTGCGTCGGGGACGTGCTGGCCGACATCGACGAGCGGCTGGGGCTGCCCCCGCTGACCGGTTTCGAGAACCACCAGGGCGTCACCCACCTCGGCCCGACCGCCCGCCCCTTCGCCCGGGTCCGGTTCGGCAACGGCAACGGCAGCGGCGACGGCTTCGAGGGCGCGTACAACGACACCGTCTTCGGGACGTACATGCACGGCCCGGTGATGGCCCGCAACCCGCACATCGCGGACCACCTGCTGAAGCTGGCCCTCGATGTGAACGCGCTGCCGCCGGTCGACGACCAGTGGTACGAGGCGCTGCGCAACGAGCGGATCGCGGCCGCGACCCAGCCCGCCTGA
- the def gene encoding peptide deformylase produces MRHGAIPGSRGAVRPLRLLGDPGLRAPCEEVTAFDAELALLVEDMYATMYAAHGVGLAANQVGVGLRVFVYDCPDDEDHRHLGHVVNPRLVAADGVTVRGPEGCLSLPGIEAGTPRYDRAVIEGVTMTGEPVRIEGTGFFARCLQHESDHLDGGLFTDRLTGLRRRRALRAARRAPWAAPADA; encoded by the coding sequence ATGCGACATGGTGCGATCCCGGGCAGCCGCGGAGCGGTGCGGCCCCTGCGGCTCCTCGGCGATCCGGGGCTGCGCGCACCGTGCGAGGAGGTCACCGCGTTCGACGCCGAGCTCGCGCTGCTGGTCGAGGACATGTACGCCACGATGTACGCGGCGCACGGGGTGGGGCTCGCCGCCAACCAGGTCGGCGTGGGACTGCGGGTCTTCGTCTACGACTGCCCGGACGACGAGGACCACCGCCATCTGGGGCATGTCGTCAACCCCCGGCTGGTGGCGGCCGACGGGGTGACGGTGCGGGGGCCGGAGGGCTGTCTGTCGCTGCCGGGCATCGAGGCGGGCACTCCGCGGTACGACCGTGCGGTGATCGAGGGCGTGACGATGACCGGGGAGCCGGTGCGGATCGAGGGCACCGGCTTCTTCGCGCGCTGTCTCCAGCACGAGAGCGACCACCTGGACGGCGGGCTGTTCACCGACCGGCTCACCGGGCTGCGGCGGCGCAGGGCGCTGCGGGCGGCCCGCCGTGCCCCCTGGGCGGCGCCGGCGGACGCGTAG
- a CDS encoding 6-phosphofructokinase, translating to MRIGVLTSGGDCPGLNAVIRSVVHRATVDHGDEVIGFQDGWKGLLEGDYRKLDLDAVSGILALGGTILGSTRVRPEHLRDGVERAKGHVAELGLDAVIPIGGEGTLKAARLLSDAGLPIVGVPKTIDNDIASTDVTFGFDTAVGVATEALDRLKTTAESHQRVLIVEVMGRHTGWIALHSGMAAGAHAIVVPERPFDIEELTRTVGARFEAGKKFAIVVVAEGAKPREGTMDYEAGGKDVYGHERFAGIARQLSVELERRLGKEARPVILGHVQRGGTPTAYDRVLATRFGWHAVEAAHRGAFGTITALRGTDIVLVPLAEAVAQLKTVPAERYAEAECVL from the coding sequence ATGCGCATTGGTGTGCTCACGTCCGGCGGCGACTGCCCCGGCCTGAACGCGGTCATCAGGTCAGTCGTCCACCGCGCCACCGTCGACCACGGCGACGAGGTGATCGGCTTCCAGGACGGCTGGAAGGGCCTGCTGGAGGGTGACTACCGCAAGCTGGACCTGGACGCCGTGAGCGGCATCCTGGCCCTCGGCGGCACCATCCTCGGCTCCACCCGGGTGCGCCCGGAGCATCTGCGGGACGGTGTGGAGCGGGCCAAGGGGCATGTGGCGGAGCTCGGCCTGGACGCGGTCATCCCCATCGGCGGGGAGGGCACGCTGAAGGCCGCCCGGCTGCTCTCGGACGCCGGGCTGCCGATCGTCGGCGTGCCGAAGACCATCGACAACGACATCGCCTCGACCGATGTGACCTTCGGCTTCGACACCGCGGTCGGGGTCGCGACCGAAGCCCTGGACCGGCTGAAGACCACCGCGGAGTCCCATCAGCGGGTGCTGATCGTCGAGGTCATGGGGCGGCACACCGGCTGGATCGCGCTGCATTCGGGTATGGCCGCGGGCGCCCACGCCATCGTCGTCCCCGAGCGCCCGTTCGACATCGAGGAGCTCACCAGGACCGTCGGGGCGCGGTTCGAGGCGGGCAAGAAGTTCGCGATCGTGGTGGTGGCGGAGGGCGCCAAGCCGCGCGAGGGCACGATGGACTACGAGGCCGGCGGCAAGGACGTCTACGGCCATGAGCGCTTCGCGGGCATCGCCCGTCAGCTCTCCGTCGAGCTCGAGCGGCGGCTGGGCAAGGAGGCGCGGCCGGTCATCCTGGGCCATGTGCAGCGCGGCGGCACCCCTACGGCGTACGACAGGGTGCTGGCCACCCGCTTCGGCTGGCACGCGGTCGAGGCGGCCCACCGCGGCGCGTTCGGCACGATCACGGCGCTGCGCGGTACGGACATCGTGCTGGTGCCGCTCGCGGAGGCCGTGGCGCAGCTGAAGACGGTTCCCGCCGAGCGGTACGCCGAGGCCGAGTGCGTGCTCTGA
- a CDS encoding TetR family transcriptional regulator, which produces MQTGTSQRADQRQAAQRRRKELLEAADRVVLRDGPEASMNAIAAEAGITKPILYRHFGDKGGLYRALAKRHTDALLASLRAALDAPADDRRQRVEATLDTYLAAIEARPQVYRFLMHPADHGQPELEQNFDVGHHSAPLLRRLGEELATVIAERLELGPGGDEVARVWGHGIVGMMHAAGDWWLRDRPCARDQLVRHLTDLLWGRLSLADDRVGAPGF; this is translated from the coding sequence ATGCAGACCGGAACCAGTCAGCGAGCCGATCAGCGACAGGCGGCCCAGCGCAGGCGCAAGGAGCTGCTGGAGGCCGCGGACCGGGTGGTGCTGCGCGACGGACCAGAAGCCTCGATGAACGCCATCGCCGCCGAAGCGGGCATCACCAAGCCCATTCTCTACCGCCACTTCGGCGACAAGGGCGGGCTCTACCGCGCGCTCGCCAAGCGGCACACCGACGCCCTGCTCGCCTCGCTGCGCGCGGCCCTGGACGCGCCCGCCGACGACCGCCGGCAGCGCGTGGAGGCCACGCTGGACACCTATCTGGCGGCGATCGAGGCGCGGCCCCAGGTGTACCGCTTCCTGATGCACCCCGCCGACCACGGCCAGCCGGAGCTGGAGCAGAACTTCGACGTCGGCCACCACTCCGCCCCGCTGCTGCGCCGGCTCGGCGAGGAGCTCGCCACGGTGATCGCCGAGCGGCTGGAGCTGGGCCCCGGCGGCGACGAGGTGGCCCGGGTCTGGGGTCACGGGATCGTCGGCATGATGCACGCGGCCGGCGACTGGTGGCTGCGCGACCGCCCCTGCGCGCGCGACCAGTTGGTGCGCCATCTCACCGATCTGCTGTGGGGGCGGCTGTCCCTGGCGGACGACCGGGTCGGCGCACCGGGCTTCTGA
- a CDS encoding Mur ligase family protein has product MAGNSEPLSPRAKLAVTAGKAAAAVSRAAGRGSGSVIGGKVALRLDPDLLSRLAQHLDVILVSATNGKTTTTRLIAEALRAAGPVVSNALGANMPAGITSALAGGSDARYGVIEVDEKYLAGVARDTEPKAIALLNLSRDQLDRAAETRMLAEKWREGLTGSKAVVIANADDPLIVWAASSSPNVVWVAAGQEWKDDAWSCPSCGGVLQRPGDDWVCAECGFRRPIPSWALNGDYVLDPHGAAWPIHLQLPGRANKANAATSAAVAAAFGVPPQVALERMYHVQAVAGRYDVVTFQQRQMRLLLAKNPAGWLETFSLIDPPPTPVILSVNARGADGTDTSWLWDVDYTRLAGHPICVIGDRKLDLAVRLEVAGLDFRVCADVDEAVRICPPGRIETIANYTAFQDLRRRVGN; this is encoded by the coding sequence ATGGCAGGCAACTCGGAGCCGCTGTCACCGCGGGCCAAGCTGGCCGTGACGGCGGGCAAGGCCGCGGCGGCGGTGTCACGGGCCGCGGGCCGCGGCAGTGGATCGGTGATCGGCGGCAAGGTGGCCCTGCGGCTCGACCCCGATCTGCTGAGCAGGCTGGCGCAGCACCTGGACGTGATCCTGGTGTCGGCGACCAACGGCAAGACCACGACCACCCGGCTGATCGCCGAGGCGCTGCGGGCGGCCGGCCCGGTCGTCTCGAACGCGCTGGGCGCCAATATGCCGGCCGGTATCACCTCCGCCCTGGCCGGCGGCTCCGACGCCCGCTACGGCGTCATCGAGGTCGACGAGAAGTACCTGGCCGGTGTGGCGCGCGACACGGAGCCCAAGGCCATCGCGCTGCTCAACCTCTCCCGTGACCAGCTCGACCGCGCCGCCGAGACCCGGATGCTCGCCGAGAAGTGGCGCGAGGGCCTGACCGGCAGCAAGGCCGTCGTGATCGCCAACGCCGACGACCCGCTGATCGTCTGGGCCGCCTCCTCCAGCCCCAATGTGGTGTGGGTCGCGGCCGGGCAGGAGTGGAAGGACGACGCCTGGTCCTGCCCGTCCTGCGGCGGTGTGCTCCAGCGCCCCGGCGACGACTGGGTCTGCGCGGAGTGCGGATTCCGCCGGCCGATCCCCAGCTGGGCGCTGAACGGCGACTACGTCCTCGACCCGCACGGCGCGGCCTGGCCGATCCACCTCCAGCTCCCCGGCCGTGCCAACAAGGCCAACGCGGCCACCTCGGCGGCCGTCGCCGCCGCCTTCGGGGTGCCCCCGCAGGTCGCGCTGGAGCGGATGTACCACGTCCAGGCCGTCGCCGGCCGGTACGACGTGGTCACGTTCCAGCAGCGCCAGATGCGGCTGCTGCTGGCGAAGAACCCGGCCGGCTGGCTGGAGACCTTCTCGCTGATCGACCCGCCGCCCACCCCGGTGATCCTCTCGGTGAACGCGCGCGGCGCCGACGGCACCGACACCTCCTGGCTGTGGGACGTGGACTACACCCGGCTCGCCGGGCACCCGATCTGCGTGATCGGCGACCGCAAGCTGGACCTCGCGGTGCGGCTGGAGGTCGCCGGGCTGGACTTCCGGGTCTGCGCGGACGTGGACGAGGCGGTGCGGATCTGCCCGCCCGGCCGGATCGAGACCATCGCCAACTACACCGCGTTCCAGGACCTGCGCCGCCGGGTCGGCAACTGA